tacgaAACTGTGATACACAATAATCTTAACCTGTATTGACTGTAAGAGGTATTTTTTAAGTTCCAAGTCACATAATTATTCCTGTTACGTGACGATTAAAGTTCGTGATTCCGATTCCAGCGTTGTTAGCGGCTCTCCTGGAACTGGAACAGCTGGTGCTCATGATGTGCATTGGAACTCTGGGCTCCTACACCATCGTAGCTACGTGTGTTGTTATTTTAAGGTAATGATATGGTTTCCTCAGATAATAAATTGAGGACAAATGATTTTCAAATGCATAACTAGAGCCATAGTATCAAGGCATTTCCTCAAAGTGGTCATAAATGAACtaaatatagatttataaacttaaaagtagacgttttaaattttctttattgtaatactagatgttgcccgcgacttcgtccccttgggtagaagatataagttatgatttatacctgccctgtttttttttcacattttctattgtatcttcgctcctattagtcgcagcgtgatggtttatagcctaaagccttcctcgatgaatggtctattcaacacaaaaagatttttcaaatttgGACAAGTAGtttctaagattagcgcgttcaaacaaacacgTGTCCCCAATATTTTTGGCACATTGTTTTGTCACTTCAAAGGTGACACCTGAGATTTAGTAATTTCTATTTCAGGCATATGAAACAATGTGCAAGTATAAAGTCATAATTGCACGCGCACGTTCCcctgaaatgtttataaattactaaagaaaaggtataaatatacctacattaaaatcCCAAGAACTACAAGTTATATGTGACTTTAAACATTTCCTGCCTTCCAGATACCGCTCATACTCGGTGCCGGAGTTGAAACTAGGCTATATGAAACAGGTGACTGGCCGCGGGGACAAAGTAGCCACGCGGACTTCTTCAGTAGTCATCAACTTTGCTATGTGCCTGTACAGTAAGTTTACTTTGCTGATTTAATATCATAGCAAATATTCGCTTATAAGAAACCAGTTGatttcttaaagtttttatttcgttgTCTGTTTTCCTGTTGTCTGTTAATCGGATTGTAATCAAATGTGCAAGTTGATATTGACCCACTTCCCGGTTTTCGTTTGAACTGGAATTATGCGATGACATAGAGCTGGTCTGATTCTGGAGCTGGAAGGTAGCCATAGAGCCTCCACTCAAAAAAGCAGCGAAAATTGCCCCTATAATAGGTTTTGATCCTCGAGATTAAATACCTACCACTGTACTATTGACGTTATATCGAGTTGCCCTTGTTTCAGTATGCCTGTGTATAGCCATAGCCGTGGTCTGTCTCCACACATCGAAGCCACTAATTCCAGGTATCATACTCCATATCCTGGCAATCATAGTCGTGCTCGTCATGGCGCTGCAGCCTGCCAGTGATGACGAGATATCATTCAAGGTTTgtgtttttccttctttttgtagtattattcctattacatattttattaataacgatttcaaattttgtttccaGACGCCTCTAGTGCCGTTCATTCCTTGCCTCAGCATATACGCAAACGTGCATCTAATGGTTGTTATTAATTATCACACATGGATAAGAATTGGAATTTGGATATTGTTAGGTAAGTGAAAAAGATGCCCGGGATTATGATGAAATGTTCTTTGCTGAAATGATggaattatttgtttatgtttgcaGGTATCCCAATTTACTTCATATGCCTCTTCTGCTATGAGCAAAAGGCTGGCAGAAGCAAACCTGATGCATACAGCAAGCCATACTCGGGTAAAAATGCTAACGGCAAAGCACCTGTTATTGTACAAATAGTGGTGGAGTCTCCCACCCCACCTGATACATTAGCTCGTTCTGCGGACCCTGAGGACCGACATGACCATGTTCAGAAGATACACAACGAATTACAAGACAAAGATGTCGGAGGAAGCAAAGTCGAAGAcgttataatacaaaatatacaaatcgAGAATAACGAAGAGAAAGAAGCAAAAATAATAGACTTGTTGGATCAAGTTCTGCAAGCTGAAGAAGATACATACGGAGAAGTGataagtttaaaagaaataaaagaagacGATAAGGATACTACAGTTAATGAAGGTAGCATACCTCATAGAAAGTCTTTAAGCGAGCTTTCCGACGCAGGGTCCGATGCATCCAATAATCAAGTTTTATCCAAATATGACGTAGTTGCTCAAGTACACCGAGAAGATTTGCCTAAGGTAAGCGAAGAAGAAGAAAAGGTAGACGGTAATGAAGACTTCCCTAATTATGATGATGAGGAAATAACTGCATTTAACGAAAGTGACGAAACGAATTCACGAACAGATGAATCCGGATATTCAGATACGATTGACAGACCCGCTTTGAGTGAACTAGTTGAAGATAACGATGTTCCTTTTATTCCGCCCCCACCACCGCCGCCTCTAGAtgagaattattttaaagcatctACTCCTCCTACTAACTTTAAGAAATTCAATACAGTAATACCTAGATATCCACAACTAGAAGTAGAAGACGAGGAAGCTGACGAGCCTCGAGTAAGTATCACTTCAAATAATTCGCAAGGTGATGCCAACATGAGGTTTGGTAGCGACAGACAAATTAAGTTCATGTCCAAGTTAAACAATATATTCCAAAAATCTATAGTTCCTAATGAAGAAGAGGAACCCAGACAGCGGTCGCTCTCAACAGGAAATGTTTTAGCGAACACAGAGTTATCAGCAATACGAGATCGGCCATCAATGTTTTTAGAATTAAAGAAGGAACTATTATCAAGGGATCCTGCACAAATTTTACGTGCCGTCAATACAGAGGAAAAGGCACCAGAACCTATAACAATCCCAGTTCCAGAAAAtgtagaagaagaagaagaggaaGAAGATACATCATTAAGTAGAGAAgatttaaagaataagttaGAAAATATATTCGCGGTTGGTGGTCCGCAGCTTTTGAAGCCAAGACTAAAGAAATCAGATGCGACGACGCCAGAAGAAGCATCTCAAACAGACCAATCCAGTACAGAGAGTATACCAAAACTACCCAAGATGGATAAAAACGATACTTTGAAACGACAAAAAGACAACTTTAGTAAAGTATTAAACTCTTTTCGATTAAGTATGAACAAAGATGACTCAGACGTGTATTAAAATAGTGATATTAAGTGAAGCAGTACAAGATGGCAGCTATTGATCAAAATAagtgatttaatttaagtttgagatcacaatttaaaacttttggaCATTTTGTTAATGCAGGATGTATAACTAGTCGTATTGTAAGtgccttttttgtataaatatttatacgacatatcattttttaatacatgtaGCATTTTAGTACGagttataaaatagtttatgaaAAAAGTCTGTGTTTGAAGCAACATTGTATAAACCTACGGATTTTTGGCACTAGAATCAAGATACAATTCATTCTAAATTTGCTTGTGATCTAACAATAGAGggtaattgaaattatttatacaaaataataactttgaaatatcGTCATGTCATTGACTTCGTTTCAATTCGAGGCCCAATGGAATAACATGTTACTTTCGagttatgtaattaaatgtatattgttGACTAGTTCTACAGAACTGAAGTATttctattataatgtaaatatttgtgaatttgTACAGTTTTCATGAATTTTAGCATTAAGCAGTGTTTTCATATCATGATCAGTAAGACTGATGGGTCCATGTAAGCAACTCGATAAATTGAACTGTGTTTCAAGAGTGTATGTAGATGCATTTGTaataaagtatgtatttaagTTTTAGCTTGTGATTTAATTTACTCGGAACTCCTTCTTATAACATCAACTGATGATGGTTCacttacaattaataatttgcaaagATCAGCTTTGCATCGAATTTagaaaacatttacataaaagaAGTCTTCATCATGTAGGTTGAACCTAAACTCACGTCTACAATAATTAGTTTTCCTacccttaaataataatttaacaactTCGGCAagaacaaaagtttatttaatactaaaatgaaGCCACCgggtatttataataattttaataaaacaacaactcGTATAAAATGTGCCGTGACACTGTGTGTAGTGCGGCGGCTAGGTCATGGTCTCGCGCTTGTACAGCTCCTGTATCAGGTCTCTGAGCTCCATCTCCTTCATGCAGCCTAGCAACAGCTCGTCGATGATCTGTTCCGATATACTATGGATTGAAAGATTTATATTAATCATCTGGagtattttgtttaagtaaaattagATATATTGTGGCTTAaaggtagaaataaaaaaagaaatcctCCATAAAGAGGCGCCTAGTAAGTACGCTGGTTGTTCCTTACAATATAGCTTATAAGAAGTAGCTCTTATGGGGGCTCTACTTTATACATCCAAATATCTATGTAACTCTATGTATCCAAAGCCTGAGTAGCCTATCTATGAATCCAAACTCTTTATATGCAAAGCTTCTTGTCAAAAATAAGTATCAAAACCGATATAATCACCACTTGAACATTTTTTAGTAGGCACAGAAAACTGCATAGCATAAACAACGTTGTATCTTATTAAAGGCCTCCTACAGAAAAAAGATGAGCAACAAACACTACACTGGCATTTGCTATTATTACATCACTAGCGATTTATGATGaggatattattaataatattattgaatacaGGGGTCGTAATATTTTACAACGGCTAGACTGTGGGGATGACTCAAGACGCAGATCTATGACGTCATTTTTGGCCCCTTGGTCTCCCCTATGTAACAGTCTGTTGCGTCATGTGATATCTTAGGGTGGTTTATGAGTTTGAGATGTTATAATGTATACTCAAGTTGGTATGATTTGCTTTGTAATTATGGAAGgaagtttttgtaaataaaagttgaGAAGCCAAAAGATGACAGATGAAAATTTTAGATGTACCATCTAGGCGTCTGAGTAAGACGACATATTTTACTTGGtcttaattacttattttttatctagcccactgtgtcccacagctgggtaaaggcctcccccaaatccttccacgattctctatcctgagtctcatggaaccagcccaaaTTACTTATAAAGGAAGAAAAACATTCCAGCTCTAGAAAGAACTTATTCCCATCAAAGTGAAATAGCATCTAACAATTATTCGCAAAATTTTAATCAGTCCTACCTTCCAATCATCTCCCAAGGCTTGCCGAATACGCTGTTGGCGTACAGCGAGCTGGTGAGCATGTGCTGCACGAACTTGGTGCGGTACTGGAACATCATGTCGGTGGTCTTCTCCGCGATGTTGAAGGTCAGCCGGTAGCGGTCCGGGCCGCGGGCTGACGATGGCTTCTGGAACAGCGGCTTAGGAACCTTCTTCTGAATTGTCTCTTCTAGTATCTGTGAAAGAAAGAGTTATACTAAGTTAAAGTTAGGGCTAAAGGGTAAAGTCACCTTAAcataagaataatattgaaaaaaatgcgtaatttttttaagttacaccCTAAAAGCGTTACAAAAATATgcagaaattattataaaatcaatgaGATCAATGAAATTGTGCTAGTTACTTACTCTGAGCAACTGCGGCGTACTCGGCTGTCGAGGACTGCTGCCGTTGATGTACAGCAACTGAGCATTCTTGCTCCCCGTCACACGCTCTGCCCTACAAgtacaaacaaacacatttttgGAACTAcctcgttttaaatatttactgtcGTTGTACGGGAACATCACGATACGCTTTGGAACTAATATTAGCTGTACACTCACATTTTATAACGCGACGTCCTATACATATGTAAGTGTTAAAGCATAATGTAACTAGGATCGAACAATAAACTCTTTAGTAATTAAGGGATAAGATATTAGGAGCATACCAAATTATCAGTGGTATTGTATGCAATAATCTTGAAACATGCGAAGATTTTGCTTACTTAAAAGTGTTCAGAAAGttaactattgaaataaaatatattcgttCCAATTAATAAAATCGGAACTGTAACAGTTTACCAAGATGATGACACTTGCTTAGAAACGTGACGAGCAATCATTTCGAGGACCTATTCATTGTGCTGGTGATAAACTTCAATTGTGCACATAATGATACGCGAGTGCAAGCACGAGTGCCAGTATGCAGGTCAACAATTAGCAAATATTGGTTGATAAACGTAGATTTTCTTacaaagtaatgtttttaattcatttaaaaaaataacataacttttttatattaagcgAAACGCATTTAAGTCCAAACATTTAATCGTTAACTTACTAATTGATCACgcgttaaattaattaatagataacaaaaagaacattaaacaaaactttactGATTTTCTTCCAAAATAGACGCACTATTTTCATAAAAGCTTGTAATAAAATCACAttatggtctaagagcccgtgaaccccagaccttcgttattttataaaagctgaaagtttgtcagcgcatactcccaacccaggtaagaacgatggaccattatgaagtttgggttatagtggcttaggcaggtaaacggtactaaaggtgtgtaaaataccgatctaaattcgtcaaataataaagtgcgattttttgatattatcttcagaatattataaaaaaccccctttttcattgccagacacttcacatcgtggcaaccccttgccagacacccttaatgttcatgaaattatagtttaacttacgttatagtataaaagctgatttttatatataatacttgggtaataagtagatgatgtttcgtcattagccagacattttttatagttccaaccccttgccagacaagcatgtagggtagctgtaggagcgagcgcgaggcagtatgtatataagtgggtgcgagtgagatgcgtttgtattgtttagtatttaatacatgcttacatcaactaaaacaataatatgtgctatcttcaattattattaattaaatattcgttataaatgataagaatgatattcattatatcattacttacgttaaagtgtaatagctgatttctatatataatatttgggtaataattagatgatgtttccttattagccagacattttttatagttctaaccccttgccagacaaacattgtatgtcttaagaagagatttgtgattagaatgactcatgcaaataaactttttggcgcagatttatttaactaataatctatgtaaattttaaaaacatcttaaggaaagacattcgatgctacaattaccttaaattgttaaaaatttgagatttttttggttctgaggtaaaatattttttcattagccctgtgaatgatttgtaacattccctgtgatagccaccctctgtgtattcacgtggaaaaatgatgtcattgtacttaaggttatgtttttttcgcaattttaaaattaattcacattttttcaatgtctcgtcagaaaataatgttattttgccactacttttgttgcaaataacacaaattaatgtatcacccatgacttatttttaatacaaaatcacttttatttaaaaagtcacataaacaaattgtaaacatataatctacgtatcatactatattatattattttagctgatgtaaacatgtactgagtactaaacaatacatgcgcagtataagtttatataataatatgtataatttaagtttttttataagtttatataataatacgtataatttaagttttttttataagtttatatacttttgatctcgcagacaaacagtgtgtactgttttgtgagacactgtactatgtcataagtataacgtgtacctgtgttaactgaataaataaataaaaaaaaagtagaaataacaactgcgcagtgaggtatcgcggtagacttaactcgccatctcactcgcactcactcatatacatactgcctcgcgctcgctcctacagctaccctacatgcttgtctggcaaggggttggaactataaaaattgtctggctaatgacgaaacatcatctacttattacccaagtattatatataaaaatcagcttttatactataacgtaagttaaactataatttcatgaacattaagggtgtctggcaaggggttgccacgatgtgaagtgtctggcaatgaaaaagggggtttttttataatattctgaagataatatcaaaaaatcgcactttattatttgacgaatttagatcggtattttcagacctttagtaccgtttacctgcctaagccactataacccaaacttcataatggtccatcgttcttacctgggttgggagtatgcgctgacaaactttcagcttttataaaataacgaaggtctggggttcacgggctcttgctcTATTAGGCAACATTCCAGACAAATTAGCGGagctaattaaaaactttattagcTTGATTAAAGTGTATCACGTCATAATCGTGAGCAGGACATCAGAAGGGCACAGGCGTACGTGCGGGCTGGGCAGGACCCCTGGGTGTCGGGGTGTCGCCGTCTAGACACCACGCATGAAAACACTCCATGTGACACGCTTTTGTGATCCCACCCCTCATATTGTAGATATTTCAACATTATTCACCCCCAAAGGTCAAGCAGAGGTGTTATATTTGCGAAGATTGTGTCATAAACGAAATGTTAATGTTATGAGATTAATTAACTGTTCAGCATTTAAAGCTAATACAATAAAGTATGTAGGTAAGAGCTAGGTGACCGCAGACATGTAGGCACAAGAATGAAGGATCGACatctcaataaattatttacaaaggcTGTTAAATACGTTTAAACTAACACGATACGGTAATTTAAGCTGTAATCTAGCATTCAGCTTGCAGTGagcaaagttttaaattaatcgcGTATCTTTTACCTGTGAAAAGgcctgttttgttttcaaactatTCGCGAATGGTGTTTAGGTTTCTTATGCCAGTGGATTACAAAATTACCGCTGTTAAGAGTGAGGGAAAAATTTTGCATAGTCCATTTCTCTTCCAGGACCATTTCTTCCGTGATGAAGCACGAAAACACACTTGAATAAAACCatattactttatttcaaaaagtataCACGTGATATTCTAGTTATTAGTATCAGTGATGATGGAAATAAACAACTACCTATCTAGAAATCTTGTGTTTAACACCCTCGCGTGTTCTTCGCCGCGGTACCAGGCTGTCATATCACCGAGGAGAGCGCATCCAACAGTCTTCCCTGTTTACCTCCGAAGGTCAAGGTCAGATCGATGTAAATTTTTAGCTGTGTTCGTGATTTGTCTATATTTATCATGGAAAGCTATTTCTTTGTTACGTTATTGGTGTTATCTGTAGCTAGGTATTTTTGAATGAATCGGAGTTTCTTATTTCTTTAGAGTCGATTGAAAAAGCGGAAACGGgagcttttattattatctactaGTAGGACATTATGACAGTTTTGTCCCAAAGTTTTAACTTTCGTTTTGACCTAccaatacaattttctttctGGCAATTAAATAAAGAGCTCATTTCATTGTAGAAAATCAATGCTTTCAGAGTTAGTTTAATATCCTGGTCGCTTTTACTTTTTAGTCATTATTAAAACTTACGTCACCGCCAAACAGAAGTATCAAGTAAGACTATCGAACAAAAATAGTCATATTCGTGTAAATCCAGTGCGTTTTCGGGTTGAGACGATTGCTTGAAAGGCGGTGACATCATACAAGGTCGTATCAATGTAAGGATCAGAGCAACGACGATTATATCATCATTTTCGCGTTTTACTAACTTAA
The window above is part of the Trichoplusia ni isolate ovarian cell line Hi5 chromosome 11, tn1, whole genome shotgun sequence genome. Proteins encoded here:
- the LOC113498632 gene encoding cationic amino acid transporter 2-like → MAEGTWHRIRRIVQRKRAFEAEQVDRNNLKRCLNCLDLTALGVGSTLGIGVYVLVGAVALKIAGPSILLSFLIAALTSLFAALCYAELGARVPLAGSAFIYTYVTVGELVAFMVGWNNILEFIFGSASVARGLSSYIDAVTDHAISSWFLKAMPISGSYLSPYFDLFSFLFVLAMGVLLAFGVRESARVNNVLSSLNLLVIIFVITAGAFKADPNNWFIPADQVPAGYGSGGFFPYGVWGTLKGAAVCFYGFVGFDVVNSSGEEVKEPRRTIPIAILSILSIVFTVYAGVSIVTTMMVPYYNMTAVAAVSSAFRAVGWEWARWVVTAGAVLGISTSLFGALFPLPRLLYSMASDGLFFHWFSKVSKNNQSPLIATVIPTAVIALLAALLELEQLVLMMCIGTLGSYTIVATCVVILRYRSYSVPELKLGYMKQVTGRGDKVATRTSSVVINFAMCLYICLCIAIAVVCLHTSKPLIPGIILHILAIIVVLVMALQPASDDEISFKTPLVPFIPCLSIYANVHLMVVINYHTWIRIGIWILLGIPIYFICLFCYEQKAGRSKPDAYSKPYSGKNANGKAPVIVQIVVESPTPPDTLARSADPEDRHDHVQKIHNELQDKDVGGSKVEDVIIQNIQIENNEEKEAKIIDLLDQVLQAEEDTYGEVISLKEIKEDDKDTTVNEGSIPHRKSLSELSDAGSDASNNQVLSKYDVVAQVHREDLPKVSEEEEKVDGNEDFPNYDDEEITAFNESDETNSRTDESGYSDTIDRPALSELVEDNDVPFIPPPPPPPLDENYFKASTPPTNFKKFNTVIPRYPQLEVEDEEADEPRVSITSNNSQGDANMRFGSDRQIKFMSKLNNIFQKSIVPNEEEEPRQRSLSTGNVLANTELSAIRDRPSMFLELKKELLSRDPAQILRAVNTEEKAPEPITIPVPENVEEEEEEEDTSLSREDLKNKLENIFAVGGPQLLKPRLKKSDATTPEEASQTDQSSTESIPKLPKMDKNDTLKRQKDNFSKVLNSFRLSMNKDDSDVY